The sequence below is a genomic window from Croceicoccus marinus.
CCTGAAAGCGGTCGACACTGGCGAAGAAGATCTGGCCGGTCACGGTATAGATCGCCGTGTCGTCCTGGCGCGTGCGGACCACGCCGAACATGCCCATCACCTTCTGCGCAAAGAAGATGCCCGACAGGATCACGCCAGCCAGCACGCCTAGCGCCAGATTGTGAGTCGCCACGACGACGGCGACGGTGACCAGCATCACCACGCTCGACTGCCAGGGGTGGCGGCGCAGGTTGGGGATCGAGTTCCAGCTGAACGTGCCAATCGACACCATGATCATCACCGCGACCAGCGCGGGCATCGGCACCTGGCCGACCCAGGGGCCCAGCAGCGACAGCATGATCAGCAGGAACGCGCCCGCGGTGAAGGTCGAAAGCCTGCCCCGTCCGCCCGAGGTGACGTTGATGACCGACTGGCCGATCATCGCGCAGCCGCCCATCCCGCCCAGCAGGGCCGCGACGATATTCGCGCTGCCCTGACCGGCGCATTCGCGGCGCTTGTTCGAATCGGTGTGCGTCATGTCGTCGACGATCTGCGCGGTCAGCAGCGATTCGAGCAGGCCCACTGCGGCCATCGTCAGCGAATAGGGGGCGATGATGCGCAGCGTCTCCCACGTCAGCGGGACGTCGGGCAGGATGAAATAGGGCAGGCCTTCGGGCAGCTGGCCCATGTCGGCCACCGTGTTGACCGGCGCCTGCATCGCGATCGAGATGACCGACAGCACGACGATCGCGACCAGCGGCGAGGGGATGGCGGTCGTCAGCCGGGGGAACAGGTAGATGATCGCAAGCCCCGCGGCGACCATCGCATAGGTGACCCATGTGACATCGGTCAGTTCGGGCAATTGCGCCATGAAGATCAGGATCGCCAGCGCATTGACGAAGCCGGTGATGACCGATCGCGAGACGAACTGCATCAGAAGGTCGAGCCGCAGCAGCGCCGCGATGCCCTGGAAGATGCCCATCAGGATCGTCGCGGCGAAGAGATATTCGACGCCGTGATCGCGCACCAGCGGCACCACGACGACCGCCACCGCGGCGGTCGCGGCGGAAATCATGCCCGGCCGCCCGCCGGTGAAGGCGATCACCATCGCGATAGCCACCGACGCATAGAGCCCCACGCGCGGATCGACGCCCGCGATGATCGAGAAACCGATCGCCTCGGGGATGAGCGCCAGGGCGACGACGATGCCTGCAAGCACCTCGGCGCGCGGGTTGGAGAGCCAGTCGCGGCGAAGCGTGGCCGTGTTGATCATGGTAGGATCCTGCCTGATGCGAAGCGGGTTGGACGGCGTCGGAGGCGCGTCAATTCGGTTCGCATGTGCAGCAAAGGCGACCGAATGACAAGACCGGGCCCTTTTCGGCCGCGATCTGGAACCGGGCGCGCGGGGTCCAGCGGCCGGCCTCTAGACCGGTTCGGGCTCGTTGGCGGTGTCGGCGGCCTGCCTCTGCCACATTTCGGCATAGAGCCCGGCATGGGCCAGCAATTCGCCGTGGCTGCCGCTTTCGACAAGGCGCCCTTCGTCGAGCACGAGGATGCGGTCGGCATCGACCACGGTGGACAGGCGGTGGGCAATGGTCAGGGTCGTGCGGTCGCGCGCCACCGCGCGGATGGTCTGCATGATTTCCTGCTCGGTCCTGGTGTCGAGCGCGCTGGTCGCCTCGTCGAACAGGATGATCGGCGGGTTCTTCAGCAGGGTGCGCGCGATCGCCACGCGCTGCTTCTCGCCGCCCGACAGCTTCAGCCCGCGTTCGCCCACTTCGGTTTCGTAACCGTCGGGCAGGCGCTCGATGAAATCGGCGATGGCGGCACCGCGCGCGGCGGCCTCGATCTCGCTGCGGGTCGCGCCTTCGCGGCCATAGGCGATGTTGTAGCCGATGGTGTCGTTGAACAGCACGCTGTCCTGCGGAACCACGCCGATCTGCGAACGCAGCGATTCCTGCGTCACGCTGGTCAGGTCCTTGCCCGATACCAGGATGCGGCCCGAGGTGGGATCGTAGAAACGGAACAGCAGCCGCGCGATGGTCGACTTGCCCGCGCCCGACGGGCCGACGATGGCCACGCGCTCGCCCGCCTCGACCCGGAAGGACAGCGATTTCAGGATCTCGCGGTCAGGTTCGTAGCCGAAGCGCACATTGTCGAAGCGCACGGTCGGCTGCCGCATGATCAGCGCGGGCGCGCCCGGCGGGTCCGACACCTCGACCGGGGTGTCGACCAGCGCGAACATCTCGGCCATGTCGATCAGGCCCTGCCGCACGGTGCGATACACCATGCCCAGCAGGTCGAGCGGGCGGAAAAGCTGCGTCAGATAGGTGTTCACCAGCACGAGGTCGCCGGTGGAAAGGCGCCCCTGGCTCCAGCCCCACACCGTATAGCCCATCGCGCCCGCCATCAGCGCATTGGTGATGAACCCCTGCACGATGTTGAGCAGGCCCAGCGAGTTCTCGCTCTTCACTGCGGCATCGGCATAGGCGCGGGCGGAGCGGCCATAGCGCTCCTCCTCGCGGTGTTCGGCGCCGAAATATTTCACCGTCTCGTAATTCAGCAGCGAATCGACCGCGCGGCTAAGCGCCTGGCCGTCGAGCGAGTTCATCTGCATCCGCAGCTTGGTGCGCCATTCGGTGATCCAGCGGGTCGCCAGTATATAGGCAACCACCGCCACGGCGGTTGCGATCACCAGCGTCCAGCCGAAGTTGACATAGAAGATCACGCCCACCGCGATCAGCTCGATCACCGTGGGCGCGATGTTGAACAGCAGGAAATAGAGCATGGTGTCGATGCTCTTGGTCCCGCGC
It includes:
- a CDS encoding SulP family inorganic anion transporter; the encoded protein is MINTATLRRDWLSNPRAEVLAGIVVALALIPEAIGFSIIAGVDPRVGLYASVAIAMVIAFTGGRPGMISAATAAVAVVVVPLVRDHGVEYLFAATILMGIFQGIAALLRLDLLMQFVSRSVITGFVNALAILIFMAQLPELTDVTWVTYAMVAAGLAIIYLFPRLTTAIPSPLVAIVVLSVISIAMQAPVNTVADMGQLPEGLPYFILPDVPLTWETLRIIAPYSLTMAAVGLLESLLTAQIVDDMTHTDSNKRRECAGQGSANIVAALLGGMGGCAMIGQSVINVTSGGRGRLSTFTAGAFLLIMLSLLGPWVGQVPMPALVAVMIMVSIGTFSWNSIPNLRRHPWQSSVVMLVTVAVVVATHNLALGVLAGVILSGIFFAQKVMGMFGVVRTRQDDTAIYTVTGQIFFASVDRFQAALGPESEQPDPAGHVLIDVTAAHFWDISAVGALDKVVERMRRNGRSVQVVGLNRASSDLVDKYALTDKTGVEIGLAPHP
- a CDS encoding ABCB family ABC transporter ATP-binding protein/permease, which encodes MPPDLAQSDQTARQADWRTLKRFLPYLWPKDHPALRTRIVVAMVMVLLAKATTLLLPFAYKRAIDLMTTPANEAAMVALAFVMAYALGRFASVAFNNIRNIAFERVGQDATRTLALDVFAQLHRLSLRFHLSRRTGEVTKTIERGTKSIDTMLYFLLFNIAPTVIELIAVGVIFYVNFGWTLVIATAVAVVAYILATRWITEWRTKLRMQMNSLDGQALSRAVDSLLNYETVKYFGAEHREEERYGRSARAYADAAVKSENSLGLLNIVQGFITNALMAGAMGYTVWGWSQGRLSTGDLVLVNTYLTQLFRPLDLLGMVYRTVRQGLIDMAEMFALVDTPVEVSDPPGAPALIMRQPTVRFDNVRFGYEPDREILKSLSFRVEAGERVAIVGPSGAGKSTIARLLFRFYDPTSGRILVSGKDLTSVTQESLRSQIGVVPQDSVLFNDTIGYNIAYGREGATRSEIEAAARGAAIADFIERLPDGYETEVGERGLKLSGGEKQRVAIARTLLKNPPIILFDEATSALDTRTEQEIMQTIRAVARDRTTLTIAHRLSTVVDADRILVLDEGRLVESGSHGELLAHAGLYAEMWQRQAADTANEPEPV